The region TTCAAGGGACAGAAGCTGAGGATGCCGAATAATCCAATTCATGTGAAGCTGGCTGAGAGCCTGGGAGCCAACGTGGTCATCATGGATATGGGAGAGGTGTTTACGGCTCTGGAACAAGGAGTTGCGGATGGTCAGGACAATCCTCTGTCAACGGTTAAGAATGAAGGATGGTATGAGGTTCAGGATTATATCTATGATACCAATCACATAGTGGCATCTTTGGAGCTTTTTGCAGGGGACCAGTTCTGGGACAGTATAGATGAGGCTGACAGGGAGATATTTCGTCAGGTGGCAGATGAGACATCGGACTACGCATGGGATCTATACATAGCTCAGCTGGCTGGCGATAAGCAATTTATGGAGGATAACGGTCTGACAGTTACAGACCTGTCTGATGAGGACCGGGAGGCCATGAAGGTAAAGATACAGCCTGTATATGATTATCTGGACGAAAAGTACCAATGGGCCGGAGATATTAGAAAAATGATTGAAGAAATCAAGTAAGGAGAGGACTATGAACCGATTAATTGATAAGCTGTTTCACGCGATTGACTGCTTTACAGGGATTCTGACCGGCCTTATGGTGCTGTTTGTATTCCTGAACGTGGTACTGAGGACTTTTTTTAACTCCGGACTTACATGGTCGGAAGAGCTGGCAAGATACCTTTTTGTATATGTTACATATATTGGCGCTATCAGCGCCATGCATTCCAATGCACATTTGGGAGTGGATACCCTGCTGTCCAGGGTCAGCCCAAAGGTTCAGCTGGCCTTGTATCTTGTGTCCAGGCTCCTGATTGCTGCTATCATGTGCATTCTGGTTCATGGGGCATTTAAGATGGTTCTCCAGAATACACAGTCCAGGACCGCAGCTCTTGGTATTCCCTATTCTGTACTTTACTTTGGAGGCATCATAACCGGTATTTCTATTGCCATCCTGGCGGCCACTAATATAGTGTATGCCCTGAAGCATCCTGAGGAGATAACGGACATCGTTACCATGCACAATGATGACGATGATATTGCCACCGAGGCAATGGAACAGGCGGAGGAACTGTCTGATGAAGAATATGTGAAGCGTCTTAATGAGCAGGGAGGTAAATAAACATGACTTTGGTTGTATTTCTGGCATCACTGGTTGGGTCCATGGCAATCGGCCTGCCCATTTGTTTTTCATTATTGTTCAGCGGCGTCTGCATGATGCTGTTCATGAACGGCTTTAATTCTCAGATTCTGTCCCAGAACCTGTTCTCAGGTGCTGATTCATTTTCCATGATGGCAGTTCCTTTCTTCATATTGGCAGGAGAATTTATGAACAGGGGAGGGATTACCAAACGTATTGTCAATGCCGCCAATGCTATGGTAGGACACGTAAGAGGCGGACTTGGATATGTATCCATTCTGGCCATCCTTCTCTTTGCCAGCATGGTTGGGTCTGCCGTGGCATCCACGGCTGCGCTTGGAGCTATCCTCATCCCTATGATGGTAAGGGCCGGGTATAACAGGGATAAGAGCACCGGGCTTATCGCAGCAGGTAATATTTTATCTCCTATCATGCCGCCCTCCGTTCCCATGATTATCTTCGGTGTACAGGCCAGTGTATCAGTGACAAGCCTCTTTATGGCAGGCATAGCACCGGCAGTCTACCTGTCTGCTTCACTGTGCATTTTGTGGTTTTTCGTTGCTAAGAAGGATAAACTGCCAACAGCTCCCAGGCAGAGCCGGAGGCAGGTAGTAAAATCCCTGACAGACGGATTCTGGGCTCTGCTTCTTCCCGTATTCATTTTGGTTGGATTGAGGAGCGGTAAGTTTACGCCTACAGAGGCAGGAGTCATAACAGCAGTGTATGCCCTGATTATAGGACTGTTTGTGTACAGGGAACTGAAGTTATCCATGCTGATGGACTGTTTGGTATCCGCGGCTAAGTCCTCTTCCGTGATTATGTTCCTGGCCGCTGCAGCCATGGTATCCTCCTGGCTTATGACAGTGGGAAATATACCGTCTATCGTGACAGGAATCCTGGCTCCATTTATAGCCCATCCAACCCTTCTTATGTTGGTTATTGCAGGAATTGTCCTGCTGGTAGGCACATCTATGGACGTGACACCCACTATTATGATATTGACCCCGGTTCTGCTGCCGGCGGTTAGGGCAGCAGGCATTGACGTAGTATATTTCGGAGTGGTGTTCATATTGAATACTGTTATGGGACTTCTTACTCCTCCTGTAGGGACTGTGCTGAATGTGGCGTGCAGTGCCGGAAAGATTAATATGGAGAGGATCGTAAAGGCAGTGTGGCCGTTTCTGCTGGCGGAGGTTATCATCCTTCTTCTTTTGATACTGTTCCCGCCTTTGGTAACAGTACCGGCTGCATTTTTCTTAGGGAAATAACAGAAAGGAGGATATACTCATGAAGCTGACATTGGAAGGAATTAAGGACAGGAAGGTGTGGGAGGAGGCCGGCATCAGCCTCCCTTCCTATGATGTGGAGGCTGTGGCAGAAGCGACTCGCGAAAAACCTGTGTGGGTGCACTTTGGTGCGGGCAACATTTTCCGCATTTTTATCGGCGGCATAGCGGATGTGCTGATTTCAGAAGGGGTGAGCGGCAAAGGAATTACATGTGCCGAAACCTTTGACTTTGACGTCATCGAAAAAATTTACAAGCCATATGACAACCTTGTGCTGGGGGTTGCGTTGAAGGCGGACGGTTCCACGGACAAGAAGGTCATCGGCTCTCTTACAGAGGCCCTGAAAGCCCAGGCTGGGGAGACGCGGGACTGGAAGCGGCTGAAGGATATTTTTGCTGATCCGGGGCTTCAGATTGCTTCTTTTACCATTACGGAAAAGGGATACGCTTTAAAGAGGGCGGATGGAGCATATTTTCCATTTATCCAGGCGGATATTGACAATGGGCCGGAAAATGCCATATCGGCCATGGCTGTCATGTGCAGCCTTTTATACGAAAGATATAAAGCCGGAAAAGCGCCTCTGGCAGTGGTATCCATGGACAATTGTTCCCACAACGGAGAAAAGCTTCAGGAATCCGTTACCACCATGGCAAAGGAATGGAACAGGAGAGAGTATGTGGAGGACGGGTTTATCGCATATTTGTCCGATCGCGAGCAGGTATCCTTTCCGTGGTCCATGATTGATAAAATCACGCCGCGCCCGGCTGACTCCGTTCTGGCTGAATTGGAGAACTCAGGAGTGGAAGATATGACTCCGGTCATTACTTCCAGAAACACGTATATTGCGCCCTTTGTAAATGCAGAGGGTCCCCAGTACCTTGTCATAGAAGACTGTTTCCCCAATGGAAGGCCGGCTCTGGAGAAGGCAGGGGTCTATATGACGGATCGGGATACGGTCAATAAGGTGGAACGAATGAAGGTTACCACATGTCTGAATCCGCTTCATACCGCCCTGGCAGTATATGGATGTGTATTGGGATATACCCTGATTGCGGATGAAATGAAGGATCCGCTGCTGAATAAACTGGTGCGCCTGATTGGTCCCGGAGAGGGGATGCCGGTTGTGACTGATCCGGGTATACTATCCCCGGAGAATTTTGTGAACGAGGTTATAGATGTGAGGATACCGAACCCCTTCATGCCTGACACGCCGCAAAGGATTGCCACAGACACGTCCCAGAAGGTAGGAATTCGCTATGGAGAGACCATCAAGGCTTATGTGTCGAAGTATGGAGATGCCGGGAAGCTTACGGCTATTCCGCTTGCCATTGCCGGCTGGTGCAGGTACCTTCTGGCTGTGGATGATGAGGGAAAGAAATTTGAACTCTCGGCGGATCCCATGGTGCCGGAGCTGACAAAAGCTCTGGAGGGAATTGTGGTAGGCCGGCCGGAAACATACAGGGGACAGTTAAAGAGTATCCTGTCCAATGCTAATATTTTTGGAATCGACCTTTATGAGGCAGGAATCGGAGAGACGGTAGAGGAAATGTTCAGGGAGGAGGCCGCAGGGCCGGGAGCAGTGAGAGCAGTGCTTAAAAAATATCTTAATGCATGATTGGCAAACACATTGTAGGTTGAAAAAACATGGAAGAGATCCTGATTTGCAGGTTCTTTCCATGTTTTTTGCATTTTTAATAAGTAAAACTGCATAAAAGAGGTGTTATAATCATGTGCATTTTCACAATTTACAACCAACGTAGGATGTAGTATATTTTAAACATAAAACATAGGATGTTGAACGTTGGTTATAATGGAAGTATAACAGGAGGATAATTCATGAAAGTAGCATTGGTTTACACAAGCACCACACCAGAGTTGATTGAATTAGTAGAAAAGGAAGTGGGGGATGTCCTTCCCCGGGAGACTGAGGTGGCCAGTTACCAGGATCCTTCCATTCTGGCAGAGGTCAGGGACGCAGGTTATGTGACGGCTCCTTTGGCGGCCAGGCTGGTGGGCATGTATATGACAGCTGTTTCAGAAGGAGCGGACGCTATTTTAAATCTTTGTTCCTCCGTAGGCGAGGTGGCGGACGCTGCCCAGGATATAGCCAGATACACGGGAATTCCCATTGTGCGTGTGGATGAGGAGATGTGCCGGGAAGCAGTGAGACAGGGAAAGAGAATCGGGGTCATGGCAACTCTTCCCACCACACTGAATCCCA is a window of Enterocloster clostridioformis DNA encoding:
- a CDS encoding aspartate/glutamate racemase family protein; amino-acid sequence: MKVALVYTSTTPELIELVEKEVGDVLPRETEVASYQDPSILAEVRDAGYVTAPLAARLVGMYMTAVSEGADAILNLCSSVGEVADAAQDIARYTGIPIVRVDEEMCREAVRQGKRIGVMATLPTTLNPTKNTILRVAREMNRQVELVDALVDGGFGLDQEQFKDLMSEYAGTIADKVDVILFAQGSMAYCEEYIHEKYGKAVLSSPRFGAAALKDALVKKGLM
- a CDS encoding TRAP transporter small permease — its product is MNRLIDKLFHAIDCFTGILTGLMVLFVFLNVVLRTFFNSGLTWSEELARYLFVYVTYIGAISAMHSNAHLGVDTLLSRVSPKVQLALYLVSRLLIAAIMCILVHGAFKMVLQNTQSRTAALGIPYSVLYFGGIITGISIAILAATNIVYALKHPEEITDIVTMHNDDDDIATEAMEQAEELSDEEYVKRLNEQGGK
- a CDS encoding mannitol dehydrogenase family protein yields the protein MKLTLEGIKDRKVWEEAGISLPSYDVEAVAEATREKPVWVHFGAGNIFRIFIGGIADVLISEGVSGKGITCAETFDFDVIEKIYKPYDNLVLGVALKADGSTDKKVIGSLTEALKAQAGETRDWKRLKDIFADPGLQIASFTITEKGYALKRADGAYFPFIQADIDNGPENAISAMAVMCSLLYERYKAGKAPLAVVSMDNCSHNGEKLQESVTTMAKEWNRREYVEDGFIAYLSDREQVSFPWSMIDKITPRPADSVLAELENSGVEDMTPVITSRNTYIAPFVNAEGPQYLVIEDCFPNGRPALEKAGVYMTDRDTVNKVERMKVTTCLNPLHTALAVYGCVLGYTLIADEMKDPLLNKLVRLIGPGEGMPVVTDPGILSPENFVNEVIDVRIPNPFMPDTPQRIATDTSQKVGIRYGETIKAYVSKYGDAGKLTAIPLAIAGWCRYLLAVDDEGKKFELSADPMVPELTKALEGIVVGRPETYRGQLKSILSNANIFGIDLYEAGIGETVEEMFREEAAGPGAVRAVLKKYLNA
- a CDS encoding TRAP transporter large permease, translating into MTLVVFLASLVGSMAIGLPICFSLLFSGVCMMLFMNGFNSQILSQNLFSGADSFSMMAVPFFILAGEFMNRGGITKRIVNAANAMVGHVRGGLGYVSILAILLFASMVGSAVASTAALGAILIPMMVRAGYNRDKSTGLIAAGNILSPIMPPSVPMIIFGVQASVSVTSLFMAGIAPAVYLSASLCILWFFVAKKDKLPTAPRQSRRQVVKSLTDGFWALLLPVFILVGLRSGKFTPTEAGVITAVYALIIGLFVYRELKLSMLMDCLVSAAKSSSVIMFLAAAAMVSSWLMTVGNIPSIVTGILAPFIAHPTLLMLVIAGIVLLVGTSMDVTPTIMILTPVLLPAVRAAGIDVVYFGVVFILNTVMGLLTPPVGTVLNVACSAGKINMERIVKAVWPFLLAEVIILLLLILFPPLVTVPAAFFLGK